The following proteins come from a genomic window of Micromonospora sp. WMMA1363:
- the eboE gene encoding metabolite traffic protein EboE yields MRLRYADGRLAHLSYCTNVHPAEDLDGIIAQCDAYAVAVREQLGSEVLGLGLWLAAPVAAELAADPTRRKRLRRELDVRGLEVVTLNGFPYQAFQAPVVKHAVYQPDWTTGDRLNYTVNLATILVDLLPDDAVRGSISTLPLAWREPWNAIRARRSRRMLDLLAAELARLHARTGRTVRVGFEPEPGCVVETTSQAVDLLSGIDTRWLGLCLDLAHLACAWENPETALAALRIAGLPVVKVQISAALAVARRSGGSARRPRRERPRRERRRSAP; encoded by the coding sequence ATGAGGCTGCGCTACGCCGATGGGCGACTCGCGCACCTGAGCTACTGCACCAACGTGCACCCCGCGGAAGACCTCGATGGCATCATCGCCCAGTGCGACGCGTACGCAGTCGCCGTCCGCGAACAACTCGGCAGTGAGGTGCTCGGCCTGGGGCTTTGGCTGGCCGCGCCGGTCGCCGCCGAACTTGCCGCCGACCCGACGCGGCGCAAGCGGCTGCGCCGAGAACTGGACGTGCGGGGACTTGAAGTCGTGACCCTCAACGGCTTCCCGTATCAGGCGTTCCAGGCGCCGGTCGTCAAGCATGCGGTCTACCAACCGGACTGGACAACCGGTGATCGGCTCAACTACACGGTGAACCTGGCGACCATTCTCGTTGACCTGTTGCCCGACGACGCCGTCCGTGGCTCCATCTCCACGTTGCCGCTGGCCTGGCGTGAGCCGTGGAACGCCATCCGGGCACGGCGGTCCCGGCGGATGCTGGACCTGCTCGCGGCCGAACTGGCGCGTTTGCACGCCAGAACCGGGCGCACGGTGAGGGTCGGGTTCGAACCAGAACCGGGCTGCGTCGTAGAGACCACCTCCCAGGCAGTGGACTTGTTGTCCGGTATCGACACGCGGTGGCTGGGGCTGTGCCTTGATCTCGCACATCTCGCCTGCGCCTGGGAGAACCCGGAGACGGCACTGGCCGCGCTGCGTATCGCCGGGTTGCCCGTGGTTAAGGTGCAGATCTCCGCCGCTCTCGCCGTGGCTCGACGTAGCGGCGGATCAGCTCGGCGTCCGCGGCGGGAGCGTCCGCGGCGAGAGCGGCGGAGATCTGCACCTTAA